The Oxobacter pfennigii region TAAAGACGAAGTATATGTTGGCAGGATTAGAAGGGATGAAAGCTTAGACTATGGTTTGAACATGTGGGTAGTTGCAGACAACATTAGAAAAGGCGCTGCCACAAATGCAGTTCAGATAGCCCAGCTTCTCTTAAATAGATAATCACGTAAAAATACGTGATTAAACAGTAACTTTATTAAAAATCGAAAGGATGGAATTTATGAGTCTTTTTACCGGTTCCGGAGTAGCCATAATAACCCCCTTTACAGAAGATGGAGTTGACTTTAAAAAATTAGAAGAGCTTTTGGAATGGCATGTAGCCGAGAAGACTGACGCCATAATAGTATGCGGTACTACAGGCGAAGCCTCCACCATGAGCTTGGATGAAAGAAAAGCAGCAATAAAATTCACAATAGATGTTATAAATAAAAGAATACCTGTTATCGCAGGTACCGGCACAAACAACACAAAAGCTTCCGTTGAAATGAGCAAATGGGCGGATGAAAATGGCGCTGACGGGCTTTTGGTCATAACCCCCTATTACAATAAAACAACTCAGCGGGGCTGTATTGAACACTTCAAAGCAATAGCAAAGGAAGTTACAAAGCCCATAATAATATACAATGTACCTTCCCGTACTGGCTTGAATATACTTCCCGAGACTT contains the following coding sequences:
- the dapA gene encoding 4-hydroxy-tetrahydrodipicolinate synthase; its protein translation is MSLFTGSGVAIITPFTEDGVDFKKLEELLEWHVAEKTDAIIVCGTTGEASTMSLDERKAAIKFTIDVINKRIPVIAGTGTNNTKASVEMSKWADENGADGLLVITPYYNKTTQRGCIEHFKAIAKEVTKPIIIYNVPSRTGLNILPETLFELVSVPNIAAVKEASSDIVQITRIAQLCGDKLDIYSGNDDQIVPILSIGGKGVISVVANILPKDTHDMVAKYFEGDLKGSLDLQLKMFDVIKALFIEINPIPVKEALNLMGKNVGGLRLPLVNMSEKNLEILKKEMIAYGIGIQR